One uncultured Caproiciproducens sp. DNA segment encodes these proteins:
- a CDS encoding M15 family metallopeptidase: MYQGKNKVKKLISAFAVILIELALMAATTAVFVMAFEHADTKKTEVAAVSSNSTQTAAVQSSSDKTKQSEDQPIKQSDDWQLVLVNYNHELPSTFEHHIIHQFNVDIDSRLVEPYQEMHDAALKDHIQLWISSGYRSDDKQQKLYTEEIETFYKTGISYDEAVSKAAKSVAPPGTSEHITGLAIDLNGVLENFGGTKESSWLLEHAQDYGFVLRFPEDKQDITHIKYETWHFRYVGVEHAKKMKELNMCLEEYVDYLNKNQTASH; the protein is encoded by the coding sequence TTATGGCTGCAACCACTGCGGTTTTTGTAATGGCGTTTGAACACGCAGATACAAAAAAGACTGAAGTCGCGGCAGTAAGCAGCAATAGTACACAGACAGCCGCTGTGCAGTCAAGTTCTGATAAAACGAAGCAATCTGAAGATCAGCCAATCAAGCAGTCGGATGACTGGCAGCTTGTTTTAGTAAACTATAATCATGAGCTTCCGAGTACTTTTGAACATCACATCATACATCAGTTTAATGTAGATATAGATTCAAGACTTGTGGAGCCGTATCAAGAAATGCATGACGCCGCGTTAAAGGATCACATACAGCTTTGGATTTCTTCGGGTTATCGAAGCGACGATAAACAACAGAAGCTTTATACGGAAGAAATTGAGACTTTCTACAAAACCGGAATCAGTTATGACGAAGCGGTTAGCAAAGCTGCAAAATCTGTTGCACCGCCGGGTACCAGCGAACACATTACGGGACTTGCTATTGATTTGAACGGAGTGCTTGAAAATTTTGGCGGTACCAAAGAATCCAGCTGGCTTTTGGAGCATGCGCAGGACTATGGCTTTGTGCTCCGCTTTCCGGAGGACAAGCAGGATATTACGCACATCAAATATGAAACATGGCATTTCCGCTATGTTGGGGTTGAGCATGCGAAGAAAATGAAAGAACTGAATATGTGCCTTGAGGAATATGTTGACTATTTAAATAAGAATCAAACTGCTTCTCATTGA